The region TGAACCCTTGGAGCCCTATTAATAACACTCCACATGCTATCTAGGTCACACAAGCCGTTTTTGTCTCTTCCACAcactccacagacacacacacacacacacacacacacacacacacacacacacacacacacacacacacacacacacacacacacaaacacacatgcttcCTGTAATCTCGTGCTACCTCACATGGAAAGTACAGTAATTTTCCCTCATGCATGCAGCACAATTTCTTTTACCAGTCATGGCTCCAGAGTAGAAAGATCCTGAAGATATTGTGCATcctaaacaaacagacatacactTGGAAATGCTTGTTTGGCTGAAATTGAATGAACAGCAGTAAAACTGAATGAGACATAATGCAAAATCACATCCTGCTCTGTGGCTCAGGGCGCGCTGCACAGTATACTTTACTGGCTTGTTTTATTGCTTCCTCTGGCTGCTTGTTTAATCTAATACGTCGGCCAGAGCACTTACCATTCCTGGCAAAAGTCTCCATTGCTGGCGCAGCGTGAACAGCTGTGTCGGATGCAGTGTGGGACGTGGAATGTAATGGGTGTGAATGAGCCACTCTTactctgtcagtgtgtgagaCAGCGCGCTGAGCTCAAGCCTCTTTGTTTTGCtagtttgtatgtctgtgtgtttcgTCGACAAGcgcccagattttttttaatttattagaAGTGCGTCAAACGTCCCTATGGCCACAAAAACCCCTAAATAGGTATGAGTTAACTCCTGCAAAGACTCAAAACTGTGCATGTGTCATCACAGGTTTATGTGAGGCCATACTTTGACTACAACCCAGCCAATGATAACCTGATCCCTTGTCGAGAGGCAGGGATGGCCTTCAAGAAAGGCGACATCCTTCAGATTGTCAACAGAGAGGATCCCAACTGGTGGCAGGTGAGCTTTCAgccatttctttcctttatgtTTCTGTCATTGAAGATCACAGGAACAAAAACGTTTTCAAGACTTAACTAGGAACTGGGCTTTAATCCGTGCCAGGCATGTCATGTGGTGGGTGGTGCTACCGGACTGATTCCCAGTCAGTTcttggaggagaagaggaaagctTTCGTCCCTCGAGACTTTGATGGATCAGGTCGGTCAATgcaaacatttcttgttggtGTTTTGTATAAACACAGTGCTTTCGTTAGAGCTGAAACTCAAGTCTCCAGTTTCTGTCTTTAGCAATGCTGGTGGCGAAAAGGTGAATTGGCTTAATGTCTGTCAACTGGTTCGCCTCCAGAACTCTGTCACTTCTCTATTGCTTTTACCACAGGAAACTGATTTATGATGAAAATGCCTGGGTAGCCAATGGTTTCAACACTCAGAAAATGGTCCATGCCTGCCCCCCTTTGACCAAATGCCATAATTGCAAACATGTACGAGTGCATGAATGTTCAATGTTGTTTTGCAGGGATCCTTTGTGGAACCATAgctggaaagaagaagaagaagatgatgtACCTGACAGCCAAGAATGCAGGTCAGAAAACTCTTTACGCTGTCGACAATTAGCTGACATCTTCATTATCTTATTCTTTGATCAGCTAACAGTATAATTTGCCTGTGTTTAAACAGAGTTTGACAGACATGAATTGCAGATCTATGAGGAAGTGGCAAAAGTGCCACCATTCCAGAGAAAGACGCTGGTTCTGATTGGTGCACAGGGCGTGGGTCGACGCAGCCTCAAAAACCGACTGATGGTCCTTCAGCCCACCCGTTTCGGCACAACTATACCATGTACGTTCTGCcgtgtttttgtctgtatttctaAATTCTCTCACACcctaacacattttttttttaagttttacaaaTGTCCAATCAAAACATATAATGGAATTTCTTCTGTTAGACACCTCACGGCGAGCCCGTGATGACGAGCTGGACGGCAACTCCTACCACTTCACCAGCAGGACAGAGATGGAGGTGGATGTGAAGGCCGGCCGCTTCCTGGAGCACGGCGAGTATGACGGCAACCTGTACGGCACCAAGATCGAATCCATCCATGAGGTGGTGGCCACAGGACGCACCTGCATCCTGGATGTCAACCCACAGGTAAGAGACGGTTTGAGGACAGTAAAACTTACATAGGGTTAAAGTTTAGACATTCTGAGGGTGAATTTGatacatattttacagtgttgaGAGAGAATTTGGCATTATCGGATAATAAGGAGGGGACATTTAAATTGATGAGACAGGAGAGGTTGATTTGGGAATTAGAAATAATTCAAAGCATAAGTTCCTCGCAGTGTTACAGACGTACTGGTTTGACCTCTTGCGTCTCTCTCCAGGCTCTGAAAGTACTGAAAACAGCAGAGTTCATGCCTTACGTGGTGTTCATTGCGGCGCCAGATTTTGATACACTCAAGGCCATGCACAAGGCTGTGGTGGACGCAGGCATCACAACAAAGCAACTCACGGTAGGTTAACACTCACGCACATCTTTTgtgtccacaaacacacacgcagctgCTGATGTGTTTACATTACCCACATTAAGCcactcaaaaaaagaaaaacagacacatgggCACCTGATTATACATTCACATATTCACATAGCAATACCGCATTGTCAACATACTCCATTACAAGCAAAAGACCTACTTTCAAAGTTTTATTGCAGTAAACCTAGCAGAAGTTGTGGTCAAATTGAAATCAATATCAACAGTAAAAGCAAAATTACCCTTTTACTTTTCCCTCTCACcgtattattatattaattatattatattatattatattatattatattatattatattatattatattatattatattatattatattatattatattatattatattatattatattattgcaTCATTGGTATTCATAAATTAACGTGTATTTTCATCTTGTACTGGGTTGACATGGAGCTCACTTTATATTTTGTTGGGTGTTTTAATCAATACAAACAATATAATtccatcatcatttttttaatgtaaaatgttaagTTACAAGTATCTATCTATAAATTTAtctacaatattttcctctgaaatagtggagtaaaagagtaaagtagcataaagcagctgttttttttttccttcttcagcTGCAAAATGCCTGTTAAAAGTTATTCAAATCACATACTACCACTCGTTCATTCAGTCGCTCTTCATTTTCCTACCTGCAGCCACTGACTCTTTCATTCCTTTGTGCAGTAATGCAGGCGTCTGTAGGGAATCTCACATCACCAGCTTGTATGTGCTTCCACAGCTCACCTGTCCTTTGTGTGTTGGCAGGATGTGGACCTGAGGAAGACGGTGGATGAGAGTGCCCGCATCCAGAGGGCCTACAGCCACTACTTCGACCTGACCATCGTCAACGACAACCTGGACAAGGCCTTTGAGACGTTACAGGCCGCTGTGGACAAACTGTGCAGTGAACCCCAGTGGGTCCCAGTGAACTGGGTGTACTGAGGACCAGCAGCAGCCACTCTGAGAGGGTCACACTGACCcaccagcatgtgtgtgtgtgtgtgtttctgaccaCGAAGGCCAAAGAAGAGGAGATACTCCTCCTATTGCTCTTTCTCCTCTTAGGCCTGCACGCCGTGCAACTTTTTTTCTACTCAATAAAGGGAAAGAgtgcttatttattttatatctttttatgAAAGATCTTTCTATTCAATGTGGAATTCCAGcgagaatgaaacaaaaaaatctggtCACGTACTTGGGccatatttttgcattaatttattGTTGTAGTAGTTACATGTCTTATTTTGTAGTCGTTTCTCTTGATTTTACGTGTTTGTCAGTCTTCCTTCATGGACACCCAGGATTTTTGATCACCATCCAAGCTCAAAAATGAAGATAAGGAAGGGATGGATTAGAAGATCTCTGAGCAGTCATTGTCCAAGACACCTGTCAGTGTCACATCATCATCGCCACATCTGACCAACCTGTGTAGCTGTGTATTATTTTCACCTCCCTACAACTGAGTCCTTTAGTGACCTCTGTCTTATGTAGCTGGCCCTAATCTCTGCTAACAGTGTCATCCACAGGATACACTGGGCAGAAATAAAGAGGTTAAAAGGCCCGTTTGTGCACAACTCCTCCActatgtgaaagaaaaacaactttataatGTACTTTTTCAAAGATCAAACACTGTCTGTGTCTGGTCATTTTCcctagttttattttctgacactagTTTTTCATCAGTGTGGTGATTTATAGAGTATAGTGTTTTGTCACCCATCATCctttgctttgattttaattatCCTGTtatcagcctgtctgtctgtctgtctgtcgtgCGATCATCCCAGTGTCACTGACCGTCATCTGTACCGTCTACATAAGCCAATTCGttaatgttttatgtatgtgaatgtggCTCAGACCCATTTTTGGTCCTTATCTTCAGCGTTGCAGTATGCCAAAGCCTGAATCATACTCCGAATAAAGTTTGAAATTCACTATTGTTAAATCTGACTGGTATTTCAACTACAGGCTgtaatatgaatttaaaattgGCCATAATGTGACTCTGGATGGTAAATGCATGTGGCAAAGCCAGAGGGCAAAATTGTAGTACAACTGCATGTCTCATAATGCTTTGTAAATCTTTGTCAAAACaggtaaaatatttcaaaaaatgatgTTAAGTTTAGGCCACTTTACTAGTTTCCATTTTGCGAATTCATTTGTTCAGAAAAATGACCTCATATGGATATTCTTTGTGATATatgtaacatttcaaaactcTGAGGTCAGCCTGTGCcacattttagaaaacagcCCTACTGCCTGTTGAAGTGTTTCACATCAACCTAATGtcttcagatttgtttttacatttttatcattagAGTTATgatgaataaagtttattaaatCTCACAAAAccggatctttttttttttttttaaatgacgtatattattttattgtatacCTTACAATATTAATTACTGACAAATACTAAACGGAGGGCTGGGTATCAATACTTGTTTGGGACAGAGCAAAATGTATCTGTAGCACCAAGTATTGAAAGGTGTCAACTGTTGTTGACTGTCAAGTTGTCAGCCAATGCTTGATCAGGTTTCTTGTcttagttattagttattttttagTCAGACTGTCTGACCCTGATTTAACTCATATTTTGAGAATTTTAGACGGTATTTTATCCAAGCAAAGTCCTTTGTTGGCTGCTTGcgtttagacaacatttaacattcgAGAGGACTGTCTCATTTTTATAAGTAAAAAGCAGTTTTGAGGAATAACAtgatcacataaaaaaaaaaagtcatgttcGGGTGTCAGTAACTTAAGTTTTCAAGTGACACCCAGCAGAATCCAGACTTTaaaatttgattgaaaaattCACGAGTTGGACAATGTTAATtgtgaaaagttgaaaatgaaactgttcaTATTGAGATACAGTACGTGGATTATCTAGAGTAACCAGGAAAGCGAAGATCCTTTTATCACCCCGACGGAAAATCCATTCATGCCAGAGTACCTTTTTCCCAGCGAACATTTTGCCATGTCTCAGTAgcaaaagcacaggtgtaactaagGTCATTAACAAaagctctgctctgtttgtgaAGGCATATGTATGAGAAATATCCTAGAACCTGGGCAGATAAAGCCAAAACTATCCGCATGGCTAGAGGTAAGTTAGAACATTTGGGATTTGGGCGAAATGACCCTTTCTAGCCATTAACTTTTAGACCTGCTTGCTTTGAAAGCATTTTGTCACACACTTAAAAAGGTGTAAAATCAGCGTCTGGTCATTCTTCGACGCCAGAGAGTTTTGGCCAATCAAAAGGACACGGTCCCTATTCAAAGTAACCAATCAAAAGCAGCGGAGACATCAGCCACCGCCCCCCGCCTCCAAAATCTCGAAAGTCAACCTGACGGGCGAGGTGGAGTGGTTGCGAGCTCGCGGGACCGCGTGTGCGCTCGCGAGAGCAGGAATGCTGCCTCGCGGAGACGCTTTCCCGCTCTCGCATCACGTGCAAGCGCCTAGTTTTGACGTGCGCGGGAGTCGAGACTAATGAAACGCAGCACAGGTCCCACCTAGCGCGCGGCTGCGTGTTGAAGCCCTGCGCGTGCAGGTGCTACGTCGAGCAACGCTTACCCTGCCCTTTACCTCAGCTTGACCTCATTCCTAACTCCAACCAGTCGTCGGGGACGAGGTGGACAAGACCCTGTTCAGGCAGACCTGCCCTCAACCGCAGCTAAGCAACAGCCCTTGAACGTTCAGTTTGACAGAGGCCCTTTTTCACGGaggacattttgattttgtcatgtcacagtaggaaaagcacaggtgtaaatcGTCAAATTCATGATGGCTGAactccatttagctgcttcagtttcggGGTCTTGGTGTCGGccatgctggctcactgtactgtcatggcttactgc is a window of Xiphias gladius isolate SHS-SW01 ecotype Sanya breed wild chromosome 24, ASM1685928v1, whole genome shotgun sequence DNA encoding:
- the pals2b gene encoding MAGUK p55 subfamily member 6b isoform X1, which translates into the protein MVTAMEDACPNGVRKEEEEEEEEVTPLGQPGAEGPPAIRSTQGTDTPGAMQQVLDNLGELPTSTGAKDIDLLFLRGIMESPIVRSLAKAHEQLEEVKLEAVQDNNVELVTEILGDINNLKVKDDSAAELSRILQEPHFQSLLEAHDIVASKCYEVPPPAETANDAAVNSALMQADAVRMIGIRKKAGEPLGVTFRVEKDDLVIARILHGGMIDRQGLLHVGDIIKEVNGKDVGNNPTELQEMLKDCSGGITLKILPSYRDAPAPPQVYVRPYFDYNPANDNLIPCREAGMAFKKGDILQIVNREDPNWWQACHVVGGATGLIPSQFLEEKRKAFVPRDFDGSGILCGTIAGKKKKKMMYLTAKNAEFDRHELQIYEEVAKVPPFQRKTLVLIGAQGVGRRSLKNRLMVLQPTRFGTTIPYTSRRARDDELDGNSYHFTSRTEMEVDVKAGRFLEHGEYDGNLYGTKIESIHEVVATGRTCILDVNPQALKVLKTAEFMPYVVFIAAPDFDTLKAMHKAVVDAGITTKQLTDVDLRKTVDESARIQRAYSHYFDLTIVNDNLDKAFETLQAAVDKLCSEPQWVPVNWVY
- the pals2b gene encoding MAGUK p55 subfamily member 6b isoform X3, translated to MQQVLDNLGELPTSTGAKDIDLLFLRGIMESPIVRSLAKAHEQLEEVKLEAVQDNNVELVTEILGDINNLKVKDDSAAELSRILQEPHFQSLLEAHDIVASKCYEVPPPAETANDAAVNSALMQADAVRMIGIRKKAGEPLGVTFRVEKDDLVIARILHGGMIDRQGLLHVGDIIKEVNGKDVGNNPTELQEMLKDCSGGITLKILPSYRDAPAPPQVYVRPYFDYNPANDNLIPCREAGMAFKKGDILQIVNREDPNWWQACHVVGGATGLIPSQFLEEKRKAFVPRDFDGSGILCGTIAGKKKKKMMYLTAKNAEFDRHELQIYEEVAKVPPFQRKTLVLIGAQGVGRRSLKNRLMVLQPTRFGTTIPYTSRRARDDELDGNSYHFTSRTEMEVDVKAGRFLEHGEYDGNLYGTKIESIHEVVATGRTCILDVNPQALKVLKTAEFMPYVVFIAAPDFDTLKAMHKAVVDAGITTKQLTDVDLRKTVDESARIQRAYSHYFDLTIVNDNLDKAFETLQAAVDKLCSEPQWVPVNWVY
- the pals2b gene encoding MAGUK p55 subfamily member 6b isoform X2, whose protein sequence is MVTAMEDACPNGVRKEEEEEEEEVTPLGQPGAEGPPAIRSTQGTDTPGAMQQVLDNLGELPTSTGAKDIDLLFLRGIMESPIAHEQLEEVKLEAVQDNNVELVTEILGDINNLKVKDDSAAELSRILQEPHFQSLLEAHDIVASKCYEVPPPAETANDAAVNSALMQADAVRMIGIRKKAGEPLGVTFRVEKDDLVIARILHGGMIDRQGLLHVGDIIKEVNGKDVGNNPTELQEMLKDCSGGITLKILPSYRDAPAPPQVYVRPYFDYNPANDNLIPCREAGMAFKKGDILQIVNREDPNWWQACHVVGGATGLIPSQFLEEKRKAFVPRDFDGSGILCGTIAGKKKKKMMYLTAKNAEFDRHELQIYEEVAKVPPFQRKTLVLIGAQGVGRRSLKNRLMVLQPTRFGTTIPYTSRRARDDELDGNSYHFTSRTEMEVDVKAGRFLEHGEYDGNLYGTKIESIHEVVATGRTCILDVNPQALKVLKTAEFMPYVVFIAAPDFDTLKAMHKAVVDAGITTKQLTDVDLRKTVDESARIQRAYSHYFDLTIVNDNLDKAFETLQAAVDKLCSEPQWVPVNWVY